One stretch of Meiothermus sp. QL-1 DNA includes these proteins:
- a CDS encoding ABC transporter ATP-binding protein, producing MGEPLLRLHNITKRFPGVLANDRVSLELHPGEILALLGENGAGKSTLVSILYGLYRPDEGEIFLEGRPVRIASPVDALRHGIGLVPQHPVLVGRHTVAENLALGIGAPFFPARRILPLIERIAQGYGLPVDPRAYVYQLSPGEKQRVEIVRALLRGARVLILDEPTSVLTPQEAEALFRVMRELKAAGKSLIFISHKLEEVLSVADRCVVLRKGRVVGSLPAAEASKARLAELMVGRPVSFERRREPQELGAVCLRVEGLKARSERGLPALQGVSFELRAGEVLGIAGIAGNGQSELVEVLAGLRRAEEGRVLLEGKPLQPDPARLFALGVAHIPEDRLRMGSVPTMSVAENLALRAFDRPPLARGFWLDRAAQAAWAEARVRAYAIATPSVHTPARLLSGGNLQKVVLARELSGRARLVLAVHPTYGLDVGATEQVHEALLAQTRSGAAVLLVSEDLEELLALSDRIGVLHRGQLFGPFPVGQVTRAQLGLWMVGGEG from the coding sequence ATGGGCGAGCCCCTTCTTCGACTCCACAACATCACCAAGCGCTTCCCCGGAGTACTGGCCAACGACCGGGTGAGCCTGGAGCTTCACCCTGGAGAGATACTGGCCTTGCTGGGGGAGAACGGGGCGGGGAAGTCCACCCTGGTCTCCATCCTCTACGGCCTTTACCGCCCCGATGAGGGGGAGATTTTCCTCGAAGGGCGCCCGGTGCGCATCGCCTCGCCGGTGGACGCCCTGCGCCACGGCATTGGCCTGGTGCCGCAGCACCCCGTGCTGGTGGGGCGGCACACCGTGGCCGAGAACCTGGCCCTGGGCATCGGGGCCCCCTTCTTTCCGGCCCGGCGCATCCTGCCCCTCATCGAGCGGATTGCCCAGGGCTACGGGCTGCCGGTGGACCCCAGGGCCTACGTCTACCAGCTCTCCCCGGGGGAGAAGCAACGGGTGGAGATCGTGCGGGCCCTGCTCCGGGGGGCCAGGGTGCTCATCCTGGATGAGCCCACCAGCGTCCTTACCCCACAGGAGGCCGAGGCCCTGTTCCGGGTGATGCGCGAGCTCAAAGCAGCGGGGAAGTCCCTCATCTTCATCTCGCACAAGCTCGAGGAGGTGCTCTCGGTGGCCGACCGCTGCGTGGTTTTGCGCAAGGGCCGGGTGGTGGGCAGCCTGCCCGCCGCCGAGGCCAGCAAGGCCCGGCTGGCCGAGCTGATGGTGGGGCGCCCTGTGTCCTTTGAAAGGCGGCGGGAGCCGCAGGAGCTGGGGGCGGTGTGCTTGCGGGTGGAGGGGCTGAAGGCCCGCTCCGAACGGGGGCTGCCCGCTTTGCAAGGGGTGAGCTTCGAGTTGCGGGCGGGTGAGGTGCTGGGCATTGCCGGCATCGCGGGCAACGGCCAGAGCGAGCTGGTGGAGGTGCTGGCCGGGCTGCGCCGGGCGGAGGAGGGACGGGTCCTTTTGGAGGGCAAACCCCTTCAGCCCGACCCGGCCCGGCTTTTTGCCCTGGGGGTAGCCCACATTCCCGAGGACCGGCTGCGCATGGGCAGCGTGCCCACCATGAGCGTGGCTGAGAACCTGGCCCTGCGCGCTTTCGACCGCCCCCCCCTGGCCCGGGGCTTCTGGCTGGACCGGGCCGCCCAGGCGGCCTGGGCCGAGGCCAGGGTGAGGGCCTACGCCATTGCCACCCCCAGCGTGCACACCCCAGCCCGGCTGCTCTCGGGGGGCAACCTGCAAAAGGTGGTGCTGGCCCGCGAGCTTTCCGGCCGGGCTCGGCTGGTGCTGGCGGTGCACCCTACCTACGGCCTGGACGTGGGGGCCACCGAGCAGGTGCACGAGGCCCTTCTGGCGCAGACCCGCTCGGGCGCAGCGGTGCTGCTGGTCTCCGAGGACCTGGAAGAGCTCCTCGCTCTTTCGGACCGCATCGGGGTGCTGCACCGGGGCCAGCTTTTTGGCCCTTTTCCGGTGGGGCAGGTCACCCGGGCCCAGCTAGGCCTTTGGATGGTTGGGGGTGAGGGGTGA